One Longimicrobium sp. DNA segment encodes these proteins:
- a CDS encoding aldo/keto reductase: MTESGQRNEMPYRTLGRTGERVSAVGLGGWHLALKHVDAALAERIIHSAIDRGVNFMDNSWDYNEGASEERMGRALRDGWREKVFLMTKIDGRSKKEAARQLDESLKRLKTDRIDLVQHHEVIRFDDPHRIFDGDGANAALLEARQAGKLRYIGFTGHKDPQIHLHTLRVAEENGFAFDAVQMPLNVMDAHYRSFEKLVLPELVRREIGVLGMKSMANGIILKSGTVTATECLRYALNLPTSVVITGCDSMEILDQAIEAARTFRPLGRDEVDALLAKTADAAARGRFEPFKTSSIFDATASNPEWLGEEPEHVQELMPA; this comes from the coding sequence ATGACGGAGAGCGGACAGCGCAACGAGATGCCATACCGCACGCTCGGCCGCACCGGCGAGCGCGTGTCGGCCGTCGGCCTCGGAGGGTGGCACCTGGCGCTGAAGCACGTCGACGCGGCGCTGGCCGAGCGCATCATCCACAGCGCCATCGACCGCGGCGTCAACTTCATGGACAACTCGTGGGACTACAACGAGGGCGCCAGCGAGGAGCGGATGGGCAGGGCGCTCCGCGACGGCTGGCGCGAGAAGGTCTTCCTGATGACCAAGATCGACGGCCGCTCGAAGAAGGAGGCCGCGCGCCAGCTCGACGAGTCGCTCAAGCGGCTGAAGACCGACCGCATCGACCTGGTTCAGCACCACGAGGTGATCCGCTTCGACGACCCGCACCGCATCTTCGATGGCGACGGCGCCAACGCGGCGCTGCTCGAGGCCAGGCAGGCGGGGAAGCTGCGCTACATCGGCTTCACCGGGCACAAGGACCCGCAGATCCATCTCCACACGCTGCGGGTGGCCGAGGAGAACGGCTTCGCCTTCGACGCCGTGCAGATGCCGCTGAACGTGATGGACGCGCACTACCGCAGCTTCGAGAAGCTCGTCCTTCCCGAGCTGGTGCGGCGGGAGATCGGGGTGCTGGGGATGAAGAGCATGGCCAACGGCATCATCCTCAAGTCCGGCACGGTGACGGCCACGGAGTGCCTGCGCTACGCGCTCAACCTTCCCACCTCCGTGGTGATCACCGGCTGCGACAGCATGGAGATCCTGGACCAGGCGATCGAGGCTGCGCGCACCTTCCGCCCGCTCGGCCGCGACGAGGTGGACGCGCTGCTGGCGAAGACCGCCGACGCCGCCGCGCGCGGCCGCTTCGAGCCGTTCAAGACCTCGTCGATCTTCGACGCCACCGCCAGCAACCCCGAGTGGCTCGGCGAGGAGCCGGAGCACGTGCAGGAGTTGATGCCGGCGTGA